Proteins encoded by one window of Halomonas chromatireducens:
- a CDS encoding putative bifunctional diguanylate cyclase/phosphodiesterase has product MSLTGLLSIIRRYALAGMLAGLSSTAAGSVEGAALVPASSWAVLAIVALVGLALAAACGAWWGRRVGSRRAAHSPADKVKLANDSDGRDYLPCGVATDITECHAIQESNYRLTFYDPLTGLPNRRLMLDRLERVVKGSRRTDRYAALMFIDLDNFKLVNDTQGLSQGDHLLRHVADHLSRAVRESDTLARLGGDEFVLLIHDLAPDQEQAAHAAELVAEKLLARILEAQQDQEQALTLPITGSIGVTLFADGETSVESAMQQADMALQQAKGAGGNTLRFFNSAMQATVMARVQLEADLHLALARDEFRLHYQVQVDSLSRVTGVEALIRWEHPQRGMVSPGMFIPLAEKNRMILPIGYWVLETACRQLVVWAQEPERESLSIAVNVSSVQFHQPDFVVRVQQILKETAANPCRLTLEVTESLLMDDHQRVREIMLRLNQIGIRFALDDFGTGYSSLNYLKRLPLDELKIDQAFVNGVLDDPVDAAIVQATITLAASLGLDVTAEGVETEAQHQWLLANGCEAFQGYLFGRPQPVAELQVGQVSCTHGT; this is encoded by the coding sequence ATGTCATTGACTGGCTTGCTGTCGATCATTCGACGGTACGCGCTCGCAGGGATGCTGGCTGGGCTGTCGTCGACAGCGGCTGGCAGCGTGGAGGGGGCAGCGTTGGTGCCTGCCTCCAGTTGGGCGGTGCTTGCCATCGTCGCCCTTGTAGGTCTGGCGTTGGCGGCAGCGTGCGGCGCCTGGTGGGGCCGCCGCGTGGGTTCCCGAAGGGCCGCTCACTCGCCGGCCGACAAGGTGAAACTGGCCAACGATTCAGATGGCAGGGATTATTTGCCGTGTGGTGTAGCCACCGATATCACCGAGTGCCATGCGATCCAGGAAAGCAACTATCGCCTGACCTTCTATGATCCGCTGACCGGCCTGCCCAATCGGCGCCTGATGCTCGATCGTCTGGAAAGGGTGGTCAAGGGGTCCCGGCGCACGGATCGCTATGCGGCGCTGATGTTCATTGACCTGGATAATTTCAAACTGGTCAATGACACTCAGGGGCTCTCTCAGGGCGATCATCTCCTGCGCCACGTTGCCGATCACCTTTCGCGTGCGGTACGAGAGAGCGACACCCTGGCGCGGCTGGGAGGCGATGAGTTCGTTCTGCTGATTCACGACCTGGCTCCCGATCAGGAACAGGCGGCTCATGCTGCCGAGCTTGTGGCGGAAAAGCTGTTGGCCCGCATTCTGGAAGCCCAGCAGGATCAGGAGCAGGCGCTGACCCTGCCGATTACCGGCAGCATCGGCGTCACGCTGTTCGCCGACGGCGAGACCAGCGTGGAGAGCGCCATGCAGCAGGCCGACATGGCGCTGCAGCAGGCCAAGGGGGCGGGAGGCAATACCCTGCGCTTCTTCAATTCCGCCATGCAGGCCACGGTGATGGCACGTGTCCAGTTGGAAGCCGATCTGCACCTGGCCCTCGCTCGGGATGAGTTTCGCCTTCACTACCAGGTGCAGGTGGACTCCCTTTCACGCGTCACCGGGGTCGAGGCGTTGATTCGCTGGGAGCATCCGCAGCGTGGCATGGTATCGCCCGGCATGTTCATTCCCTTGGCGGAAAAGAACCGAATGATTCTACCGATCGGGTACTGGGTCCTCGAAACCGCCTGCCGGCAGCTTGTCGTTTGGGCACAGGAGCCGGAGCGGGAGAGTTTGAGCATTGCCGTCAACGTCAGCTCCGTGCAATTCCATCAGCCGGATTTCGTGGTGAGAGTCCAGCAAATACTGAAAGAAACGGCTGCCAATCCTTGTCGACTGACGCTGGAGGTGACCGAGAGCCTGCTGATGGATGATCACCAGCGGGTACGCGAAATCATGCTGCGGCTCAATCAGATCGGCATCCGCTTTGCCCTGGATGACTTCGGGACGGGTTACTCTTCGCTGAACTATCTCAAGCGGTTGCCACTGGATGAATTGAAGATCGACCAGGCTTTCGTCAACGGCGTGCTTGACGACCCGGTGGATGCCGCGATTGTCCAGGCCACCATCACCCTGGCGGCTAGCCTTGGGCTTGACGTGACCGCAGAAGGGGTAGAGACCGAGGCGCAGCACCAGTGGCTTCTGGCAAACGGTTGCGAAGCCTTCCAGGGCTATCTCTTCGGCAGGCCGCAGCCGGTGGCGGAGCTGCAGGTGGGCCAAGTCTCCTGTACCCATGGTACGTGA
- a CDS encoding DUF4113 domain-containing protein — protein sequence MLFDTPSPGTAWHLRCDTLTQRYSTRWEELPEVRAT from the coding sequence CTGTTATTCGACACGCCCAGCCCAGGCACAGCCTGGCACCTTCGATGTGATACTCTCACCCAGCGCTATTCGACGCGATGGGAAGAGCTACCCGAGGTAAGAGCCACATAA
- a CDS encoding LexA family protein gives MPHDTILSAHPAPPSLALPYPLALGRAGLAGFPSPAQDYEGRTLDLNERLVKRPSATFYMNVTGDSMMRLGIHEGDLLLVDRSIEPRPGHILVAMVDGEITVKRYERLGNQPYLCSGNTRYAPIPLEDLDCQVWGVVRAVIHEYPV, from the coding sequence ATGCCACACGATACGATCCTTTCCGCACACCCTGCACCACCCTCCCTTGCGCTGCCCTACCCGCTTGCCCTGGGCCGCGCCGGCCTCGCCGGTTTTCCCAGCCCGGCCCAGGACTACGAGGGCCGTACCCTCGACCTCAACGAGCGCCTGGTGAAGCGCCCTTCGGCCACGTTCTACATGAACGTCACTGGTGACAGCATGATGCGACTTGGCATCCATGAAGGTGACCTGCTCTTGGTCGATCGCTCCATTGAGCCCCGCCCTGGCCATATCCTGGTCGCCATGGTCGACGGCGAGATCACCGTGAAGCGGTACGAGCGGCTCGGTAACCAGCCATACCTCTGCTCGGGCAACACCCGCTATGCTCCGATTCCCCTGGAGGACCTCGACTGCCAGGTTTGGGGGGTAGTGCGCGCCGTCATTCACGAGTATCCGGTATGA
- a CDS encoding Y-family DNA polymerase → MSLIGLVDCNSFYVSCERVFQPRLDGQAVGVLSNNDGCLIARSNEIKALGIEMGTPAFEIQHLVRQGRIHLLSSNYELYGDMSARVQDVLEEYSAGVEPYSIDEMFVRFDGFANDQLLEHARQLHRKVRQYTGIPVCVGVAPTRTLAKLANRAAKKIPAYRGVCAIRPDNRETQALLKKTELSDVWGVGRRLVGRLSLIGIKSAWDLAQADPKRIRRQFSVTLERTALELRGIPCIELNDFHEPRQRIMTSRSFGKLTNDFSEIREAIRQHGQRGAEKLRRQNSLARAVLVFLKTNPFRNDLPQYSPSLAVELYRPTDDSREILHAAGQALQRIYRQGYRYQKGGVMLLDLIDANRQQLSLLDTPQSDADRNRSQKLMSIMDELNSRMGRGTVKLGTPSPGAAWHLRCDNLTQRYSTRWEELPAARAT, encoded by the coding sequence ATGAGCTTGATCGGCCTGGTGGACTGCAACAGCTTCTACGTCAGCTGCGAGCGCGTGTTTCAGCCGCGGCTGGATGGCCAGGCCGTCGGCGTACTCTCCAACAACGACGGCTGCCTCATCGCCCGCTCCAACGAGATCAAGGCTCTCGGCATCGAGATGGGCACGCCGGCGTTCGAGATCCAGCACCTGGTGCGCCAGGGCCGCATTCACCTGCTCTCGTCAAACTACGAACTTTATGGCGACATGTCCGCGCGGGTACAGGACGTGCTCGAGGAGTACTCTGCCGGCGTCGAGCCCTACTCGATTGATGAAATGTTCGTGAGATTCGATGGCTTTGCCAACGATCAGCTCCTCGAGCACGCCCGACAGCTCCATCGCAAGGTGCGCCAGTACACCGGCATTCCCGTCTGCGTCGGCGTGGCCCCTACCCGCACCCTCGCCAAACTCGCAAACAGAGCAGCCAAGAAGATACCGGCCTATCGCGGCGTATGCGCAATACGGCCCGATAACCGAGAAACCCAGGCGCTGCTGAAGAAGACCGAACTGAGTGACGTTTGGGGCGTGGGGCGGCGGCTCGTCGGGCGCCTTTCCCTCATTGGCATAAAGAGCGCCTGGGATCTCGCCCAGGCCGACCCCAAGCGCATCCGCCGGCAGTTCAGCGTCACCCTCGAACGCACCGCCCTGGAGCTGCGCGGCATACCCTGTATCGAGCTGAACGATTTCCATGAGCCCCGCCAACGCATCATGACCAGCCGCAGCTTTGGCAAGCTGACCAACGATTTCAGCGAGATCCGCGAGGCGATTCGTCAGCACGGCCAGCGCGGCGCCGAGAAGCTACGCCGCCAGAATAGCCTCGCCCGTGCCGTCCTGGTGTTCCTCAAGACCAATCCGTTTCGCAACGACCTGCCCCAGTACTCGCCCAGCCTGGCCGTCGAACTGTACCGCCCCACCGACGACAGCCGCGAGATCCTGCACGCCGCCGGCCAAGCCCTCCAACGAATCTACCGCCAGGGTTACCGGTACCAGAAAGGCGGCGTGATGCTGCTCGACCTCATCGACGCCAATCGACAGCAGCTCTCGCTGCTCGACACGCCCCAGAGCGACGCCGACAGGAACCGCAGCCAGAAGCTGATGAGCATCATGGATGAACTGAACAGCAGAATGGGGCGCGGCACCGTGAAGCTCGGCACGCCCAGCCCCGGCGCAGCCTGGCACCTGCGCTGCGATAACCTCACCCAGCGCTATTCGACGCGCTGGGAAGAGCTTCCCGCGGCAAGAGCCACATAA
- a CDS encoding PHA/PHB synthase family protein → MHQDNRTKSRSSEKALSAPSPSVAERPNPGYYATHALDRAFKANLARMTAGVTPAGLTSVYFEWLTHLALSPGKQVELSEKALRKSLRLGQYVNRWMQDPATPPCIEPMSQDRRFDDEAWQQWPYNLFYQSFLLTQQWWHNATTGVEGLPPQREYVVNFVTRQLLDRWSPSNIPWLNPEVIATTLQSGGKNLMDGWQNVIEDWERNVSGKPPVGAERFRVGEELAVTPGKVVYRNHLIELIQYIPTTEQVHAEPVLIVPAWIMKYYILDLTPGKSVVEYLVDQGYTVFMISWRNPGSEDRDLGLEDYRRLGPMAALDVVTEITGQPRVHGVGYCLGGTLLSIAAAAMARDDDKRLATLTTLATQVDFTEAGELMLFIGESQVSYLENMMWDQGYLDGYQMAGAFQILRSNDLVWSRMVHSYLLGQHQPMNELMAWNTDITRLPYRMHSEYLRQLFLNNDLASGRYQVEHRPVAIQDIRAPIFAVGTTSDHVAPWQSVYKVHLLTDADEVTFLLTSGGHNAGIVSEPDHPRRHFQMRTQHQGEPYVDPLNWRETTPEQEGSWWPAWREWLVAHSSGKTAPPQMGSERFPPLEDAPGSYVRQP, encoded by the coding sequence ATGCATCAGGATAACCGGACGAAGTCCCGATCCAGTGAGAAAGCGCTGAGCGCACCTTCTCCATCCGTCGCTGAGCGGCCTAACCCGGGGTATTACGCCACCCACGCCCTGGACCGGGCGTTCAAGGCCAACCTGGCCCGGATGACGGCGGGCGTCACGCCTGCGGGGCTCACCAGCGTCTATTTCGAGTGGCTGACGCACCTGGCACTATCGCCGGGCAAGCAGGTGGAGCTGAGCGAGAAAGCGCTGCGCAAGTCGCTGCGCCTGGGCCAATATGTCAACCGGTGGATGCAAGATCCGGCCACCCCGCCCTGTATCGAGCCCATGTCCCAGGATCGGCGTTTCGATGATGAGGCGTGGCAGCAGTGGCCTTACAATCTCTTCTACCAGTCCTTTCTGTTGACCCAGCAGTGGTGGCACAACGCCACCACCGGGGTCGAGGGATTGCCACCGCAGCGCGAATATGTGGTCAACTTCGTGACCCGTCAGCTACTGGATCGCTGGTCGCCTTCCAACATTCCTTGGCTGAACCCGGAAGTCATCGCGACAACGCTGCAGTCAGGTGGCAAGAACCTGATGGACGGGTGGCAGAACGTCATCGAGGACTGGGAGCGCAACGTGTCGGGCAAGCCACCGGTGGGTGCCGAGCGTTTTCGCGTCGGTGAGGAACTGGCCGTAACACCGGGCAAGGTGGTCTATCGCAACCACCTGATCGAGCTGATTCAGTACATACCCACCACTGAGCAGGTACATGCCGAACCGGTACTCATCGTTCCGGCCTGGATCATGAAGTACTACATTCTCGATCTGACGCCTGGCAAGTCGGTGGTCGAGTACCTGGTCGATCAGGGCTACACAGTATTCATGATCTCCTGGCGCAACCCCGGCTCGGAGGATCGCGACCTGGGCTTGGAGGACTACCGGCGCCTCGGGCCCATGGCAGCGCTTGATGTGGTCACCGAGATCACCGGTCAGCCACGGGTTCACGGCGTGGGCTACTGCCTGGGGGGAACCCTGCTCTCCATTGCCGCCGCCGCCATGGCACGCGACGACGACAAGCGGCTGGCGACCCTCACCACCTTGGCGACCCAGGTGGACTTCACCGAGGCCGGGGAGCTGATGCTGTTCATCGGCGAGAGCCAGGTGTCCTATCTGGAGAATATGATGTGGGACCAAGGCTATCTGGACGGCTACCAGATGGCCGGGGCTTTTCAGATCCTGCGTTCCAACGACTTGGTCTGGTCGCGCATGGTGCACAGCTATCTGCTCGGCCAGCACCAGCCCATGAACGAGCTGATGGCGTGGAACACCGACATCACTCGCTTGCCCTACCGCATGCACTCTGAGTATCTGCGCCAACTTTTTCTCAACAATGACCTCGCCAGCGGTCGCTATCAGGTGGAACATCGCCCTGTGGCCATCCAGGACATTCGTGCTCCGATTTTCGCCGTTGGCACCACTTCCGACCATGTGGCGCCCTGGCAGTCCGTCTACAAGGTCCACCTGCTGACGGATGCCGACGAAGTGACCTTCCTGCTCACCAGCGGTGGCCACAATGCCGGCATCGTCAGCGAGCCGGACCATCCGAGGCGCCATTTCCAGATGCGCACCCAGCATCAGGGCGAGCCCTATGTCGATCCGCTGAACTGGCGGGAGACCACGCCGGAGCAGGAAGGCTCCTGGTGGCCGGCCTGGCGGGAGTGGTTGGTGGCGCACTCATCGGGCAAGACGGCACCGCCGCAGATGGGCAGCGAGCGCTTCCCGCCGTTGGAAGACGCACCGGGGAGCTACGTGCGACAGCCTTGA